A genome region from Oncorhynchus gorbuscha isolate QuinsamMale2020 ecotype Even-year linkage group LG26, OgorEven_v1.0, whole genome shotgun sequence includes the following:
- the LOC124015439 gene encoding protein disulfide-isomerase-like, with product MFKFFLLCTLAVASRADIGEEDGVLVLKKSNFEEALEAHPNILVEFYAPWCGHCKALVPEYAKAASMLKAEGSEIRLAKVDATEEADLAQEYGVRGYPTIKFFKGGDKESPKEYSAGRQADDIVNWLKKRTGPTATTLGEVAQAESMIAENEVAVIGFFKDAESEGATAFLKAAEAVDDVPFGITSNDAVFSKYEVSKDGVVLFKKFDEGRNTFDGELSKTDLLAFIKANQLPLVIEFTEQTAPKIFGGEIKSHILMFVPKAADDFNDKMAEFKKASEGFKGKILFIFIDSEVDDNQRILEFFGLKKEECPAIRLITLEEEMTKYRPESEAITADNIIAFCTLFTEGKLKPHLMSQDIPEDWDKNPVRVLVGKNFEEVVFDPKKNVFVEFYAPWCGHCKQLDPIWTKLGEKYQDSADIVVAKMDSTANEIETVKVHSFPTLKFFPAGDEHKVVDYNGERTLEGFTKFLESGGKDGGAPAGEEGEEDEGIDDMEDLDEQDSDSDGDGGDHDEL from the exons ATGTTTAAGTTTTTCCTACTCTGCACACTGGCGGTGGCAAGCCGGGCTGATATCGGCGAAGAAGATGGTGTTCTGGTGCTGAAGAAAAGTAATTTCGAGGAGGCTTTGGAAGCTCACCCAAACATCCTTGTTGAATTCT ATGCCCCGTGGTGCGGCCACTGCAAGGCCCTGGTCCCGGAATATGCCAAAGCTGCCAGCATGCTGAAGGCAGAGGGCTCAGAGATCCGCCTGGCCAAGGTGGACGCCACAGAGGAGGCAGACCTGGCCCAGGAGTACGGTGTCCGGGGTTACCCTACCATCAAGTTCTTCAAGGGGGGAGACAAGGAGTCGCCCAAAGAGTACTCTG CTGGCAGACAGGCTGATGACATCGTCAACTGGCTGAAGAAGCGCACTGGACCAACTGCCACCACCCTGGGGGAGGTCGCCCAGGCAGAGTCCATGATCGCTGAAAACGAGGTAGCAGTCATCGGCTTCTTCAAG GACGCAGAGTCTGAGGGAGCCACGGCTTTCCTGAAGGCTGCGGAGGCCGTCGATGATGTTCCGTTCGGCATCACCTCCAACGACGCAGTCTTCTCCAAGTACGAGGTGTCCAAGGATGGAGTCGTCCTCTTCAAGAAG TTCGATGAGGGTCGTAACACCTTTGACGGAGAGCTGAGCAAGACTGACCTGCTGGCCTTCATCAAGGCCAACCAGCTGCCCCTGGTCATCGAGTTCACCGAGCAG ACCGCCCCCAAAATCTTCGGAGGAGAAATCAAGTCTCACATCCTCATGTTCGTGCCCAAGGCTGCCGACGACTTCAACGACAAAATGGCCGAGTTCAAAAAAGCATCAGAGGGATTCAAGGGCAAG ATCCTGTTCATCTTCATCGACAGTGAGGTGGACGACAACCAGCGCATCCTGGAGTTCTTCGGGCTGAAGAAGGAGGAGTGTCCTGCCATCCGCCTCATCACCCTGGAGGAGGAGATGACCAAGTACAGGCCCGAGAGTGAGGCCATCACCGCCGACAACATCATCGCCTTCTGCACACTCTTCACTGAGGGAAAACTCAAG CCCCACCTTATGAGCCAGGACATCCCTGAAGACTGGGACAAGAACCCCGTCAGAGTCCTGGTCGGCAAGAACTTTGAGGAGGTCGTCTTCGACCCCAAAAAGAACGTCTTCGTTGAGTTTT ATGCACCCTGGTGCGGCCACTGTAAACAGCTTGACCCCATCTGGACCAAACTGGGAGAGAAGTACCAGGACAGCGCCGATATCGTCGTGGCCAAGATGGACTCCACAGCCAACGAGATCGAGACAGTCAAAGTACACAGCTTCCCCACGCTCAAGTTCTTCCCCGCAGGTGATGAGCACAAG GTGGTCGACTACAATGGTGAGAGGACACTGGAGGGCTTCACCAAGTTCCTGGAGAGCGGAGGCAAGGATGGCGGAGCACCggctggagaggaaggggaggaggatgaggggattGAT gaTATGGAAGACTTGGATGAACAGGATAGTGATTCCGACGGCGACGGTGGCGACCACGACGAGTTATAA